The Bacillus carboniphilus genome has a window encoding:
- a CDS encoding ABC transporter permease produces the protein MFSATFGSVEVGVIYAIMALGVYLSFRILDFPDLTVDGSFVTGAATAATLITLGYNPVFATGAAIILGFVAGSITGVLHTKGGINPLLSGILMMTALYSINLRVMGTTSTTASRPNIPLLNVETIFTPVENLAASLGINTFFNNIFGSMGVKILPTDYGVIFIMIVITLLVKVITDILLKTEVGLAIRATGDNQRMIRSFSGNTDYLIVIGLGVSNAFVALSGALIAQYQGSADVTMGVGMIVTGLASVIIGEAIFGTKSIVRTTFAVIGGAIIYRMVVGWALQFKILNASDMKLITATIVILALILPKVIDKQKEKRRKLKRHNEMLANIEMKEGDGVATSKGD, from the coding sequence ATGTTTTCGGCCACTTTTGGATCGGTAGAGGTTGGAGTGATCTATGCCATTATGGCATTAGGTGTGTACCTTTCTTTCCGAATCCTAGACTTCCCAGATTTAACAGTAGATGGAAGCTTCGTAACGGGTGCTGCAACTGCAGCAACGTTAATAACTCTTGGATATAATCCAGTATTCGCAACAGGAGCCGCCATTATTTTAGGTTTTGTTGCAGGTAGTATTACAGGGGTCCTGCATACCAAAGGGGGAATTAACCCGTTACTTTCCGGGATATTGATGATGACAGCCCTTTATTCCATCAATCTTAGAGTAATGGGTACTACTTCGACAACAGCAAGTAGACCGAACATTCCCTTGTTAAATGTTGAAACAATTTTTACACCTGTTGAAAATCTAGCGGCATCGCTCGGGATTAACACGTTTTTTAACAATATTTTTGGTTCCATGGGAGTGAAAATACTCCCAACAGATTATGGAGTTATCTTCATCATGATAGTCATTACACTTCTAGTTAAAGTCATTACTGATATTCTTCTAAAAACAGAAGTTGGTTTGGCTATTCGGGCAACGGGGGATAACCAAAGAATGATTAGAAGCTTTTCAGGTAATACAGACTATTTAATTGTTATAGGTCTTGGAGTATCGAATGCCTTTGTAGCGTTATCAGGTGCCCTTATTGCCCAGTACCAAGGAAGTGCAGATGTCACAATGGGTGTAGGGATGATTGTTACAGGTCTTGCATCCGTTATTATCGGTGAAGCTATTTTTGGTACAAAATCGATTGTTCGAACAACATTTGCAGTTATAGGTGGAGCTATCATTTACCGAATGGTAGTCGGGTGGGCTTTACAATTCAAAATACTAAATGCGAGTGATATGAAGCTTATTACCGCAACGATTGTAATACTTGCGCTTATCCTACCTAAGGTAATTGACAAGCAAAAAGAAAAACGTAGAAAACTGAAAAGGCACAATGAAATGTTGGCGAATATCGAAATGAAAGAAGGTGACGGGGTTGCTACATCTAAAGGAGATTAA
- a CDS encoding ABC transporter substrate binding protein produces MLKMGKWVGFLMLATMLILAGCGSQSSNGDGTDTKTDRKTFTIGVTQIAEHPSLDAAVEGFKKALEDKGIDATYDLQIAQGDPSLSTTIAQNFVSSGVDLIFANATPSAQTALAATKDIPIVFTSVTDPVGSELVPSLEEPGGNITGTMDLHPEAIPNTLKFIKDELGASNVGLVYNSGETNSVSQVNSIKELLSELGLEAVEATVSNSSEVKQAAESLVGKIDAFYIITDNTVVSALESVVSVANERDIPMLAGEFDSVERGAFGAYGFDYYDIGYEAGLMAVDILNNGKSPADIPVQVPQNLKLVLNKKAAEEQGVELKSEWDDIAEYLE; encoded by the coding sequence ATGTTGAAAATGGGAAAATGGGTTGGCTTTTTGATGTTAGCAACGATGTTAATTTTGGCAGGTTGTGGTAGTCAATCAAGCAATGGAGATGGAACAGATACAAAGACTGATAGAAAAACTTTTACAATTGGGGTTACCCAAATTGCTGAACATCCATCCTTAGATGCAGCAGTAGAAGGTTTCAAAAAGGCTTTAGAAGATAAAGGAATAGATGCTACATATGATTTGCAAATTGCCCAGGGGGATCCCTCCCTTAGTACAACGATTGCTCAAAACTTTGTGAGTTCTGGTGTTGATTTAATTTTCGCAAATGCTACACCAAGTGCGCAAACAGCACTAGCTGCGACAAAGGATATTCCGATTGTATTTACATCTGTTACAGATCCAGTTGGTTCTGAGTTAGTTCCCTCATTAGAAGAGCCTGGTGGTAATATTACGGGGACAATGGATTTACACCCAGAAGCGATTCCAAATACGCTTAAATTTATCAAAGACGAGCTAGGAGCAAGTAATGTTGGTTTAGTCTATAACTCTGGTGAAACAAACTCAGTTTCACAAGTTAACTCTATAAAAGAATTATTATCTGAGCTTGGCTTAGAAGCAGTAGAAGCTACAGTGAGCAATTCATCAGAAGTTAAGCAGGCCGCTGAATCACTTGTTGGAAAAATTGACGCGTTCTATATCATTACGGATAACACAGTTGTTTCTGCTTTAGAAAGTGTTGTATCTGTTGCAAATGAAAGAGATATTCCTATGTTAGCAGGAGAATTTGATTCTGTTGAACGTGGGGCATTCGGTGCATATGGCTTTGATTATTATGATATTGGTTACGAAGCTGGTTTAATGGCAGTCGACATCCTTAATAATGGTAAGAGTCCAGCAGATATTCCTGTTCAAGTACCGCAGAACCTTAAACTTGTTCTTAATAAGAAAGCAGCAGAAGAACAAGGTGTAGAACTAAAGTCTGAATGGGACGACATCGCAGAATACCTAGAATAA
- a CDS encoding NAD(P)H-dependent flavin oxidoreductase produces MNDLCRLLDIQYPIIQGGMGNISHPKLTAAVSNAGGLGTLGVGTLDPDEVERRIIETKKQTNLPFSVNVPISVNEFPKEMLQLVLNHKVPVVTLSAGNPAPFIPKLHEHGVKVLVVVGNVRQAVKASEAGADAIIGEGYEAAGINSPQELTTLTLIPQLLDAVEVPVVAAGGISNGRSLAAMLTLGAQGVQMGTRFVATQDAPFSDIYKQKIVEAQDDATVILGRKVGRVRRVLKSPFAEKMLEKEKEQLTAEEWASLTSETYHLKGAMEGNEVEGFMNSGQIASLIKDLPTVQELLNSMMNELKEATSLLNKIVD; encoded by the coding sequence ATGAACGATCTTTGTAGATTACTAGATATACAATACCCCATTATTCAAGGGGGGATGGGGAATATCAGTCACCCTAAGCTTACAGCTGCAGTGTCAAATGCAGGTGGACTTGGGACGTTAGGTGTGGGGACGCTTGATCCTGATGAGGTTGAAAGAAGGATCATTGAAACAAAGAAGCAAACGAATCTACCATTTAGCGTGAATGTACCGATTTCGGTGAATGAGTTTCCAAAAGAGATGCTGCAGCTTGTTTTGAATCACAAGGTTCCGGTTGTGACACTCTCTGCAGGAAATCCTGCTCCGTTTATTCCAAAACTTCATGAGCATGGAGTGAAAGTGCTTGTTGTAGTCGGAAATGTTCGCCAAGCAGTGAAGGCTAGTGAAGCGGGGGCAGATGCTATTATCGGGGAAGGATATGAAGCAGCGGGGATCAATTCACCTCAGGAGTTAACAACGCTAACTCTTATCCCTCAGCTTCTAGATGCGGTTGAGGTTCCGGTTGTAGCAGCAGGTGGCATTAGTAATGGAAGAAGTCTTGCAGCAATGCTGACATTAGGTGCACAAGGTGTTCAAATGGGGACTCGTTTTGTTGCCACTCAAGATGCTCCTTTTTCTGATATCTATAAACAAAAAATAGTAGAGGCACAGGATGATGCTACTGTTATTTTAGGAAGAAAAGTTGGACGTGTTAGAAGGGTGCTGAAATCTCCCTTTGCGGAAAAAATGCTAGAAAAAGAAAAGGAACAGCTAACCGCTGAAGAGTGGGCATCATTAACGAGTGAAACGTATCACCTAAAGGGTGCCATGGAAGGAAACGAAGTAGAAGGGTTTATGAATAGTGGTCAGATTGCAAGTTTAATCAAAGACTTACCAACAGTCCAGGAATTATTAAATTCGATGATGAATGAGTTAAAGGAGGCGACATCTCTATTAAATAAAATAGTAGACTAA
- a CDS encoding gamma carbonic anhydrase family protein, with protein MIIPLNGQKPSIHPSVFIAPGAHIIGEVEIGENSSVWFNSVLRGDEGPIQIGKRCNVQDNCTLHLYEGFPLILEDEVSVGHNAILHGCKIKKGSLVGMGATVLDGVEIGEECLIGANSFVPSGKKIPPRSLVLGSPAKVVRELTDKDLEMLRMTVRVYEEKAKQFKEQLSQQNQE; from the coding sequence ATGATTATTCCTTTAAATGGACAAAAGCCTTCGATTCATCCTTCGGTATTCATTGCGCCAGGTGCTCACATCATTGGTGAAGTTGAAATTGGTGAGAACTCAAGTGTCTGGTTTAACTCCGTCCTCCGTGGCGATGAAGGGCCTATTCAAATCGGGAAACGTTGCAATGTTCAAGATAACTGCACATTACACCTTTACGAAGGCTTCCCACTTATTCTAGAAGATGAAGTATCTGTTGGGCATAATGCCATTCTGCATGGCTGTAAAATCAAAAAAGGTTCACTTGTGGGAATGGGTGCTACGGTTTTAGACGGAGTGGAAATCGGTGAAGAATGTCTCATTGGTGCAAACAGCTTCGTTCCATCCGGTAAAAAAATCCCACCACGTTCTCTTGTACTCGGTTCCCCAGCGAAAGTCGTTCGTGAATTAACCGATAAGGACCTGGAAATGCTTCGGATGACCGTTCGGGTTTATGAAGAAAAAGCCAAACAGTTTAAAGAGCAACTCTCACAACAAAATCAAGAATAA
- the paaX gene encoding phenylacetic acid degradation operon negative regulatory protein PaaX yields the protein MNSSFNTRSMIFTLYGDYVRHYGSEIWIGSLIRLLKEFGHNEQSVRAAISRMNKQGWVQSRKEGNKSYYFLSKRGVERMDEAANRIFKLKPDNWDQKWRMLIYSIPEEKRSIRDELRKELVWSGFGTISNSCWISPNDLTKQVYALMDKYDIHDHVHYFITEYEGPHENSRLVKECWDLTEINVKYEQFIAEYSQKYVIDKNKIQKGEMTDAECFVERTKLVHEYRKFLFNDPGLPEELLPEKWLGQHAATLFGDYYKELAEPASRFFEEVFREGNEIKRKDKEYDVFHHPLIVED from the coding sequence ATGAACAGCAGTTTTAATACAAGATCAATGATATTTACTCTATATGGGGATTATGTTCGTCACTATGGTAGTGAAATCTGGATTGGTAGCCTCATTCGTCTTTTAAAAGAATTTGGTCACAATGAACAATCCGTTCGTGCTGCCATCTCAAGAATGAATAAGCAAGGCTGGGTGCAGTCTCGAAAGGAAGGGAATAAGAGTTATTACTTCTTATCCAAACGTGGTGTTGAAAGAATGGATGAGGCCGCTAACCGAATTTTTAAGCTAAAGCCTGATAACTGGGACCAAAAGTGGAGAATGCTGATTTATTCCATTCCAGAGGAAAAAAGAAGTATCCGGGATGAACTGCGAAAAGAATTGGTCTGGAGTGGCTTCGGAACGATTTCCAATAGCTGTTGGATTTCTCCGAATGACTTGACCAAACAAGTATATGCTCTTATGGACAAATATGATATCCATGACCACGTACATTATTTTATAACCGAATACGAGGGGCCTCATGAAAATAGCCGGCTCGTGAAAGAATGCTGGGATTTAACAGAGATCAATGTTAAATATGAACAGTTTATTGCTGAGTATAGCCAGAAGTACGTCATTGATAAAAATAAGATTCAAAAAGGTGAAATGACAGACGCTGAATGCTTTGTAGAAAGAACAAAGCTGGTTCATGAGTATCGGAAGTTTTTATTTAATGACCCAGGTCTCCCGGAAGAGCTTCTCCCTGAAAAATGGCTAGGGCAACATGCGGCCACTCTCTTTGGTGATTACTACAAAGAGTTGGCTGAACCAGCTAGTCGTTTCTTCGAAGAAGTGTTTCGTGAGGGGAATGAGATTAAGAGAAAAGACAAGGAGTATGATGTGTTTCATCATCCTTTGATTGTTGAGGATTAA
- a CDS encoding enoyl-CoA hydratase-related protein yields MKNLLLEVKNGIGYVTLNRPEAMNCFNYETLVELGELTESIRSNSEIRVVVFTGAGEKSFSTGADLKERKTLTEDQVRRNVYKIKSVFQSVADLPQPTIAAVNGYAFGGGFELMLACDFRIAVKEAVMGLTEVGWAIIPGAGGTQRLPRLIGEAKAKELILTARKFDAETALSLGILTKVVNREDLIPACEEFAGEMLQNGPIAIQQAKFAIQKGMNVDLHSGLDIESNAYEVTIPTQDRLEALDAFAEKRKPNFQGK; encoded by the coding sequence ATGAAAAACCTATTACTGGAAGTGAAAAATGGGATTGGTTATGTAACGTTGAACCGTCCTGAAGCGATGAACTGTTTTAACTATGAAACACTGGTTGAATTGGGAGAGTTAACGGAGTCCATCCGTAGTAACTCAGAGATTCGAGTGGTTGTGTTTACTGGAGCTGGGGAAAAATCATTCAGTACAGGTGCTGACTTAAAGGAAAGAAAGACATTAACGGAAGATCAGGTTAGAAGAAATGTTTATAAAATAAAATCTGTATTCCAGTCTGTCGCAGACCTTCCGCAGCCAACGATTGCTGCTGTAAATGGCTATGCATTCGGGGGCGGGTTTGAATTGATGTTAGCTTGTGACTTCCGTATTGCCGTCAAGGAAGCAGTGATGGGTCTAACCGAAGTTGGTTGGGCGATTATTCCTGGAGCAGGTGGAACACAAAGACTACCTCGTCTTATTGGAGAAGCGAAGGCGAAGGAACTTATATTGACTGCACGTAAATTCGATGCGGAGACTGCCCTTTCATTAGGCATTTTAACAAAGGTAGTGAATCGAGAAGATCTTATTCCTGCTTGTGAAGAGTTCGCTGGTGAAATGCTACAGAACGGACCAATTGCCATTCAACAAGCTAAGTTTGCGATTCAAAAAGGAATGAATGTAGACTTACACTCGGGTCTGGATATTGAATCCAATGCCTATGAAGTAACGATTCCAACGCAAGATCGTCTGGAAGCACTTGATGCTTTTGCAGAGAAACGAAAACCAAACTTTCAAGGGAAATAA
- a CDS encoding acetyl-CoA C-acyltransferase, protein MREVVIVDAIRTPIGRYKGALKSVRPDDLGAIVIKELIKRNPNLPADQIEEVILGNANQAGEDNRNVARMSSLLAGLPIEVAGTTINRLCGSGLDAVNYAARALMVGEGDIMIAGGTESMTRAPFVMGKPESEFPRGNMEMFDTTIGWRFVNAKLAEMYGTDSMPETAENVAKRYHISREEQDQFAFSSQMKAKHAIESGRMKEEIVPVEVTGRKGAVTIVDTDEHPRPETSLEALAKLRPIFTDGTVTAGNASGVNDGAAALLLMTAEKAKELGLKPLAKFKASAVAGLEPAVMGLGPIYASRKALKRAGLQTSDLGLIELNEAFASQSIECMKQLELDPEKVNVNGGAIAYGHPLGASGARILTTLIYEMKRKQVQFGLATMCIGVGQGIATIVENVE, encoded by the coding sequence ATGCGAGAAGTTGTTATAGTAGATGCGATTCGAACACCAATTGGTCGATACAAGGGAGCGCTGAAGAGTGTAAGACCGGATGATTTGGGTGCGATTGTTATTAAAGAATTGATTAAAAGAAACCCCAATCTTCCTGCAGACCAAATTGAGGAAGTCATTTTAGGAAATGCGAACCAAGCAGGAGAAGACAATCGAAATGTTGCTCGTATGTCTTCATTACTAGCAGGTTTACCGATAGAAGTTGCCGGAACGACCATCAATCGTCTTTGTGGTTCTGGTCTAGATGCCGTTAATTATGCGGCTCGTGCCCTGATGGTTGGTGAAGGGGACATCATGATTGCCGGTGGAACCGAAAGTATGACGAGAGCTCCTTTCGTAATGGGAAAACCGGAAAGTGAGTTTCCACGTGGTAACATGGAGATGTTTGACACAACCATTGGCTGGAGATTTGTAAATGCCAAGCTTGCCGAAATGTACGGAACCGATTCAATGCCAGAGACGGCGGAGAATGTGGCAAAACGTTACCATATTAGTAGAGAAGAGCAGGATCAGTTTGCTTTCTCTAGTCAAATGAAAGCAAAGCATGCGATAGAATCTGGCCGAATGAAGGAAGAAATTGTACCAGTCGAGGTAACAGGTAGAAAGGGTGCTGTTACAATCGTTGATACAGATGAACATCCAAGGCCTGAAACATCACTGGAAGCACTCGCGAAGCTACGACCTATTTTTACCGATGGAACCGTAACGGCTGGGAATGCATCTGGCGTAAATGATGGAGCAGCCGCTTTACTTCTGATGACAGCTGAAAAAGCGAAGGAACTAGGGTTAAAACCATTGGCAAAATTCAAGGCTTCTGCGGTAGCAGGTTTAGAGCCCGCCGTCATGGGTCTCGGACCAATCTATGCGTCTAGAAAAGCGTTGAAACGCGCAGGACTACAAACCTCTGACCTTGGGTTAATCGAGTTGAATGAAGCCTTTGCCTCTCAATCTATCGAATGTATGAAACAGCTAGAGTTGGACCCGGAAAAAGTAAACGTAAATGGTGGTGCCATTGCATATGGTCATCCACTTGGAGCAAGTGGTGCACGGATTTTAACCACACTTATTTATGAAATGAAACGTAAGCAAGTTCAATTCGGTCTAGCCACGATGTGTATCGGTGTCGGACAAGGAATTGCCACGATTGTAGAAAATGTAGAGTAG